A genome region from Dolichospermum compactum NIES-806 includes the following:
- a CDS encoding photosystem I reaction center subunit XI → MAIAAGRDPQKGDLETPINSAPLVKWFISNLPAYRPGLNPFRRGLEVGMAHGYLLFGPFDKLGPLRNAPNANLAGLLGSIGLVVILTACLSLYANSNPDKALASVAVPNPPVDAFNSKESWNNFASAFLIGGIGGAVVAFFLTGNSGLIQGLLG, encoded by the coding sequence ATGGCAATAGCAGCAGGACGTGATCCACAAAAAGGCGACCTAGAAACCCCTATCAATTCCGCTCCTTTGGTGAAGTGGTTTATTAGCAATTTACCAGCTTATCGCCCCGGTCTAAATCCTTTTAGACGTGGGCTGGAAGTTGGTATGGCTCATGGCTATTTGTTATTTGGACCTTTTGATAAATTAGGTCCCTTACGTAATGCCCCTAATGCTAACTTAGCTGGTTTACTGGGCAGCATTGGTTTGGTTGTAATTTTAACCGCTTGCCTATCTTTATACGCTAACAGCAATCCTGATAAAGCACTTGCTAGTGTTGCTGTACCTAATCCTCCAGTTGATGCTTTCAACTCTAAGGAAAGCTGGAATAATTTCGCCAGTGCTTTCTTGATTGGTGGTATCGGTGGCGCAGTAGTCGCGTTCTTCTTGACAGGTAATTCTGGATTAATCCAAGGTTTATTGGGTTAA
- the psaJ gene encoding photosystem I reaction center subunit IX, with amino-acid sequence MAEKGDETNYLLTFISTAPVAATIWLTITAGILIEFNRFFPDLLFHPL; translated from the coding sequence ATGGCTGAAAAAGGCGACGAAACCAACTACTTGCTGACATTTATCTCTACTGCTCCTGTTGCAGCTACAATCTGGCTGACAATCACAGCCGGGATTTTGATTGAATTTAACCGCTTCTTCCCTGACCTACTTTTCCACCCCCTATAG
- a CDS encoding Photosystem I reaction center subunit III, which translates to MRRLFALLLVMTLWFNFAPEAKALGANLVPCKDSPAFQELARNARNTTPDPESGKKRFERYSQALCGPEGYPHLIVDGRLDHAGDFLIPSILFLYIAGWIGWVGRAYLQAIQKESNAEQKEIQIDLGIALPIITSGFAWPAAAIKELLSGELTAKDSEITVSPR; encoded by the coding sequence ATGAGACGATTGTTTGCTTTGCTTTTGGTGATGACTCTTTGGTTCAATTTTGCTCCTGAAGCTAAAGCGCTAGGCGCAAACCTTGTTCCTTGTAAAGACTCTCCCGCCTTTCAAGAGCTAGCACGAAATGCCCGTAACACCACCCCTGACCCCGAATCAGGTAAAAAGCGGTTTGAACGTTATTCTCAAGCGCTCTGTGGACCAGAAGGTTATCCCCACTTGATTGTAGATGGCCGTCTTGATCATGCTGGTGATTTTTTAATCCCTAGTATTCTCTTCCTCTACATTGCTGGTTGGATTGGTTGGGTAGGCCGTGCTTATCTCCAAGCAATCCAAAAAGAATCAAATGCGGAGCAAAAAGAAATCCAAATTGATTTGGGTATTGCTCTACCTATCATCACCTCCGGTTTTGCTTGGCCAGCAGCAGCAATCAAGGAATTGCTCTCCGGCGAATTAACAGCGAAGGATTCAGAAATTACCGTTTCACCACGTTAA